One Paralichthys olivaceus isolate ysfri-2021 chromosome 8, ASM2471397v2, whole genome shotgun sequence genomic region harbors:
- the LOC109644728 gene encoding dnaJ homolog subfamily A member 3, mitochondrial-like isoform X2 — protein MASSSARLAPRWLTAAVSSGNRSGRLVVVSSGHAGLCSGTVPPALRAGSAVSPGSWRPGHGVTLRGDTGVRFPHVTSCRSLHTSSRLTNKQDFYEVLGVSRDASQKDIKKAYYQLAKKYHPDTNPDDPGAKEKFAKLAEAYEVLSDEVKRKQYDTYGAAGFDPSRAGASQQQYYRAGGTSIDPEELFRKIFGEFTGGMGFGNINNMFEQSPEFVMELTFTEAAKGANKELSVNIDDSCTRCDGKGSEPGTRVSQCHYCNGTGMESINTGPFLMRSTCRRCGGKGSIITTPCALCRGSGQTKKRQTVTVPVPAGVEDGQTVRMSVGIKEILITFRVQRSPVFRRNGADIHSDMPISIAQAILGGTANAQGLYQTISVVIPTSCQANQVIRLQGKGIRRMNSYSYGDHYLHIKIRVPKKLTRRQRSLLLSYAEEETDVQGTVNGVDPSAGKKNPT, from the exons ATGGCGTCCTCCTCTGCCCGGCTGGCTCCACGCTGGCTAACAGCCGCGGTTTCTTCTGGAAACCGCAGCGGTCGTCTCGTCGTCGTCTCCTCCGGACATGCGGGGCTCTGCTCGGGGACGGTTCCGCCGGCTCTCCGGGCAGGGTCGGCGGTCAGCCCCGGCTCCTGGAGACCCGGACACGGGGTGACATTGAGGGGAGACACAG GGGTGAGATTCCCTCATGTCACCAGCTGCCGATCCCTCCACACCAGCAGCAGGCTGACAAACAAGCAGGACTTCTACGAGGTGTTGGGTGTTTCCCGTGACGCCTCACAAAAGGACATTAAAAAGGCGTATTACCAG TTGGCAAAGAAGTACCACCCGGACACCAACCCGGACGACCCAGGGGCCAAAGAGAAGTTTGCCAAACTGGCTGAAGCCTATGAG gTGCTGAGCGATGAGGTGAAGAGGAAGCAGTATGACACGTACGGAGCGGCGGGATTCGACCCCAGTCGAGCCGGGGCCAGCCAGCAGCAGTACTACAGAGCCGGGGGGACGAGTATCGATCCTGAGGAGCTCTTCAGAAAGATCTTTGGAGAGTTTACTGGAGGGATGGGCTTCGGAAATATCAACAACATGTTCGAACAAAGCCCAGAG TTTGTGATGGAGCTGACGTTCACAGAGGCAGCAAAGGGAGCGAATAAAGAGCTGAGTGTGAACATCGACGACTCCTGCACAAGGTGTGATGGGAAGGGCAGTGAGCCGGGCACCCGAGTGTCACAGTGTCACTACTGCAACGGCACTGGCATG GAGTCAATCAACACTGGTCCCTTCCTGATGCGCAGCACCTGCAGACGCTGCGGTGGGAAGGGATCCATCATCACCACGCCCTGTGCTCTGTGCCGAGGGTCAGGTCAGACTAAGAAGAGGCAGACGGTCACTGTGCCCGTACCTGCTG GTGTGGAAGATGGTCAGACAGTGCGCATGTCAGTAGGTATAAAAGAAATCCTCATAACATTTAGG GTCCAGAGGAGTCCAGTGTTCAGGCGCAATGGAGCAGACATACACTCAGACATGCCCATTTCTATAGCTCAAGCCATCCTGGGGGGCACGGCCAACGCACAGGGCCTCTACCAAACCATCAGTGTAGTG ATTCCCACCAGTTGTCAGGCCAATCAGGTGATCCGGCTGCAGGGGAAAGGTATTCGGAGGATGAACAGCTACAGCTACGGAGATCATTATCTTCACATCAAGATAAGAGTCCCCAA gaagCTGACGCGTCGACAGCGCTCTCTGTTGCTTAGTTACGCTGAGGAGGAGACGGACGTGCAGGGAACCGTCAACGGCGTGGATCCTTCAGCAG gcaaaaaaaacccaacgtag
- the LOC109644728 gene encoding dnaJ homolog subfamily A member 3, mitochondrial-like isoform X1 has translation MASSSARLAPRWLTAAVSSGNRSGRLVVVSSGHAGLCSGTVPPALRAGSAVSPGSWRPGHGVTLRGDTGVRFPHVTSCRSLHTSSRLTNKQDFYEVLGVSRDASQKDIKKAYYQLAKKYHPDTNPDDPGAKEKFAKLAEAYEVLSDEVKRKQYDTYGAAGFDPSRAGASQQQYYRAGGTSIDPEELFRKIFGEFTGGMGFGNINNMFEQSPEFVMELTFTEAAKGANKELSVNIDDSCTRCDGKGSEPGTRVSQCHYCNGTGMESINTGPFLMRSTCRRCGGKGSIITTPCALCRGSGQTKKRQTVTVPVPAGVEDGQTVRMSVGIKEILITFRVQRSPVFRRNGADIHSDMPISIAQAILGGTANAQGLYQTISVVIPTSCQANQVIRLQGKGIRRMNSYSYGDHYLHIKIRVPKKLTRRQRSLLLSYAEEETDVQGTVNGVDPSAGGGSGAPGSGEKATSSEEGQEEQKEEGGFFSKLKKMFS, from the exons ATGGCGTCCTCCTCTGCCCGGCTGGCTCCACGCTGGCTAACAGCCGCGGTTTCTTCTGGAAACCGCAGCGGTCGTCTCGTCGTCGTCTCCTCCGGACATGCGGGGCTCTGCTCGGGGACGGTTCCGCCGGCTCTCCGGGCAGGGTCGGCGGTCAGCCCCGGCTCCTGGAGACCCGGACACGGGGTGACATTGAGGGGAGACACAG GGGTGAGATTCCCTCATGTCACCAGCTGCCGATCCCTCCACACCAGCAGCAGGCTGACAAACAAGCAGGACTTCTACGAGGTGTTGGGTGTTTCCCGTGACGCCTCACAAAAGGACATTAAAAAGGCGTATTACCAG TTGGCAAAGAAGTACCACCCGGACACCAACCCGGACGACCCAGGGGCCAAAGAGAAGTTTGCCAAACTGGCTGAAGCCTATGAG gTGCTGAGCGATGAGGTGAAGAGGAAGCAGTATGACACGTACGGAGCGGCGGGATTCGACCCCAGTCGAGCCGGGGCCAGCCAGCAGCAGTACTACAGAGCCGGGGGGACGAGTATCGATCCTGAGGAGCTCTTCAGAAAGATCTTTGGAGAGTTTACTGGAGGGATGGGCTTCGGAAATATCAACAACATGTTCGAACAAAGCCCAGAG TTTGTGATGGAGCTGACGTTCACAGAGGCAGCAAAGGGAGCGAATAAAGAGCTGAGTGTGAACATCGACGACTCCTGCACAAGGTGTGATGGGAAGGGCAGTGAGCCGGGCACCCGAGTGTCACAGTGTCACTACTGCAACGGCACTGGCATG GAGTCAATCAACACTGGTCCCTTCCTGATGCGCAGCACCTGCAGACGCTGCGGTGGGAAGGGATCCATCATCACCACGCCCTGTGCTCTGTGCCGAGGGTCAGGTCAGACTAAGAAGAGGCAGACGGTCACTGTGCCCGTACCTGCTG GTGTGGAAGATGGTCAGACAGTGCGCATGTCAGTAGGTATAAAAGAAATCCTCATAACATTTAGG GTCCAGAGGAGTCCAGTGTTCAGGCGCAATGGAGCAGACATACACTCAGACATGCCCATTTCTATAGCTCAAGCCATCCTGGGGGGCACGGCCAACGCACAGGGCCTCTACCAAACCATCAGTGTAGTG ATTCCCACCAGTTGTCAGGCCAATCAGGTGATCCGGCTGCAGGGGAAAGGTATTCGGAGGATGAACAGCTACAGCTACGGAGATCATTATCTTCACATCAAGATAAGAGTCCCCAA gaagCTGACGCGTCGACAGCGCTCTCTGTTGCTTAGTTACGCTGAGGAGGAGACGGACGTGCAGGGAACCGTCAACGGCGTGGATCCTTCAGCAG gaggGGGCAGCGGCGCTCCAGGATCTGGTGAGAAGGCGACCAGTTCAGAGGAGGGACAGGAAGAGCAGAAGGAAGAGGGAGGATTCTTCTCTAAactaaagaaaatgtttagCTGA